In the Candidatus Electrothrix sp. GW3-4 genome, one interval contains:
- the tssB gene encoding type VI secretion system contractile sheath small subunit, translating to MAKQGSVAPKERVNIVYRPATGDAQEEVELPLKILVMGDFQQAEDDRAVEDREPITIDKDNFNDVMKAQGLGLNLTVPDKLSDDPDEEMTVQLAFESLKDFSPDAIADNTPELKKLMELRQALSALKGPLSNIPDFRKKIQSLMKDEDAKEQLLKELGLDEK from the coding sequence ATGGCAAAACAAGGTTCTGTTGCTCCCAAGGAGCGGGTCAATATTGTCTATCGTCCGGCCACCGGTGATGCGCAGGAAGAAGTAGAGCTTCCTCTCAAGATACTTGTCATGGGCGATTTTCAGCAGGCTGAAGATGACAGGGCAGTAGAGGATCGGGAACCCATTACTATTGATAAGGACAACTTTAACGATGTCATGAAGGCCCAGGGGCTGGGATTGAATCTGACGGTGCCGGATAAGTTATCTGATGACCCGGATGAAGAGATGACAGTGCAACTCGCCTTTGAATCGCTGAAAGATTTCAGTCCGGATGCCATTGCTGACAATACTCCGGAGTTGAAGAAGCTTATGGAGCTACGCCAGGCCTTGAGCGCCCTTAAAGGGCCGCTCAGTAATATTCCTGATTTTAGAAAGAAGATACAGAGCCTGATGAAGGATGAGGACGCAAAGGAACAATTGCTCAAAGAGCTGGGGCTTGATGAGAAATAG
- the tssC gene encoding type VI secretion system contractile sheath large subunit, with protein sequence MTGEQGQLAPGEEQAGEETAEETSSLLAEITQATKLKPADEAYSMARKGVEALIAQLIEPGKGVDKVTKAVVDEMIAELDKKIGLQVDAILHHPDLQRLESAWRSMRYLVDNTDFRENIKLEMVNVSKEDLLDDFEDAPEIPKSGLYKTAYTAEYGQFGGQPYAAMIGNYAFGPGPQDIKLLQNIASVAAMAHAPFIAAAGPQFFNVEDFNELPNLKDLKSIFEGPKYIKWQSFRESEDARYVGLAMPRFLLRLPYGPESNPIKSFDYEENVVADHSKYLWGNAAFAFATRLTESFAKYRWCANIIGPQGGGTVEDLKLHQYEAMGATQTKIPTEVLISERREFELSEEGFIALTMRKNSDNAAFFSANSVQKPKNFGISKEGKEAELNYKLGLQLPYMFVINRLAHYLKVLQRENIGSWKERTDLETELNKWIGQYVTEMENPSASARSRRPLRAAAVTVDSVEGEPGWYKVGLKVRPHFKYMGASFTLSLVGKLDKQ encoded by the coding sequence ATGACTGGAGAACAGGGACAGCTCGCTCCGGGCGAGGAACAGGCAGGAGAGGAGACGGCTGAGGAGACGTCATCGTTGCTTGCGGAAATCACCCAGGCGACGAAACTGAAACCTGCCGACGAAGCGTATTCTATGGCCAGAAAGGGCGTTGAGGCCCTGATCGCCCAACTGATTGAGCCGGGAAAAGGGGTTGATAAGGTTACCAAGGCGGTGGTTGACGAGATGATCGCCGAACTGGATAAGAAGATCGGGCTCCAGGTTGATGCCATCCTCCATCACCCGGATCTGCAACGGCTTGAATCGGCCTGGCGTTCCATGAGGTACCTGGTCGATAATACCGATTTTCGAGAAAATATCAAGCTGGAGATGGTCAATGTCAGCAAGGAAGACTTGCTTGATGATTTCGAGGATGCGCCGGAAATCCCGAAATCCGGTCTCTATAAGACGGCCTATACAGCAGAGTACGGCCAGTTTGGTGGCCAACCCTATGCCGCCATGATCGGCAACTATGCCTTTGGTCCTGGTCCCCAGGATATCAAGCTGCTCCAGAATATCGCGAGTGTGGCCGCCATGGCCCATGCCCCCTTTATCGCGGCTGCCGGACCCCAGTTTTTTAATGTAGAGGATTTCAATGAACTGCCCAATCTCAAGGATCTCAAATCCATTTTTGAGGGGCCGAAGTATATAAAATGGCAGTCCTTCCGTGAATCAGAGGATGCGCGCTATGTCGGTTTGGCCATGCCGCGTTTTCTTTTGCGTCTTCCCTATGGCCCGGAGAGCAATCCGATCAAGAGCTTTGATTATGAAGAAAATGTTGTTGCCGATCATAGCAAGTATCTCTGGGGCAATGCTGCCTTTGCCTTTGCCACCCGGCTGACCGAGAGCTTTGCCAAATATCGCTGGTGTGCCAATATTATCGGCCCCCAGGGCGGCGGAACCGTGGAAGATCTCAAGCTGCATCAATATGAGGCCATGGGGGCGACGCAGACCAAGATCCCGACCGAGGTCCTGATTTCTGAGCGCAGAGAGTTTGAGCTCTCGGAAGAGGGATTTATTGCCCTGACCATGCGGAAGAACAGTGATAATGCCGCCTTCTTTTCCGCCAATTCTGTCCAGAAACCGAAGAATTTCGGGATATCCAAAGAGGGGAAAGAGGCAGAACTGAACTATAAGCTCGGCCTGCAGCTGCCCTATATGTTTGTCATCAATCGCCTGGCCCATTATCTCAAGGTGCTGCAGCGGGAGAATATCGGCTCCTGGAAAGAGCGGACCGACTTGGAAACAGAACTGAATAAGTGGATAGGGCAGTATGTAACGGAAATGGAAAATCCTTCAGCCAGTGCCAGGAGTCGCAGGCCGTTGCGGGCGGCAGCCGTGACTGTGGACTCTGTGGAAGGTGAACCGGGTTGGTACAAGGTTGGTTTGAAAGTACGACCGCATTTTAAATATATGGGCGCTTCTTTTACCCTCTCGCTGGTTGGTAAACTGGATAAACAGTAA
- a CDS encoding Hcp family type VI secretion system effector, whose amino-acid sequence MALNAYLTLKGETQGDIKGSVTQAGREDSIMVIATDHEINSPRDAASGLPTGKRQHGPFTICKEIDKATPLLYSALVNNENITEFKIEFWRPSASGKEEQFFTIELVNASISKIHHEMLNNKYPENMQHREREHVSFCYQKITWTWMDGGITADDDWEAPMA is encoded by the coding sequence ATGGCATTAAACGCATATCTTACCTTAAAGGGTGAAACACAGGGCGATATCAAAGGTTCCGTGACCCAAGCGGGCCGGGAGGACTCCATCATGGTCATAGCCACTGATCATGAGATCAACTCACCGCGCGATGCTGCTTCCGGGCTGCCAACCGGTAAGAGGCAGCATGGGCCGTTCACGATATGCAAGGAGATCGACAAGGCAACACCGCTCCTCTATTCTGCCTTGGTTAATAATGAGAATATCACCGAGTTTAAGATAGAGTTCTGGCGTCCTTCTGCTTCAGGCAAGGAAGAACAGTTTTTTACCATTGAACTGGTAAATGCCTCTATTTCCAAGATCCACCACGAGATGCTGAATAATAAATATCCTGAAAATATGCAGCATAGAGAACGGGAACATGTGTCATTTTGCTACCAGAAAATAACCTGGACCTGGATGGACGGCGGCATCACGGCTGACGATGACTGGGAAGCCCCAATGGCCTGA
- the tssE gene encoding type VI secretion system baseplate subunit TssE — protein sequence MREARLLERIRQRNRDPQRREGEDLSRVIDSVQEHLRQILNTRQGNVPISEEYGTPDFTEFLTDYPQSLHGFERAIRHTVRLHEPRLRAVRVLFIPQEDDLLSLRFRIFAKLAIAGSHEAVVFESLVDSEGKISIKD from the coding sequence ATGCGGGAAGCCAGATTATTAGAACGTATCCGGCAGCGGAATCGAGACCCCCAGCGACGGGAGGGCGAGGATCTGTCCAGAGTGATTGACTCTGTGCAGGAGCATCTGCGCCAGATCCTCAATACCCGCCAGGGGAATGTACCGATCTCAGAAGAATACGGCACCCCTGATTTTACCGAGTTTCTAACCGATTATCCACAATCCCTGCACGGCTTTGAGCGGGCGATCCGCCATACGGTCAGGCTGCATGAGCCGCGTTTGCGAGCTGTGCGGGTGCTCTTTATCCCGCAGGAAGATGACCTGCTCTCATTACGGTTCCGGATCTTTGCAAAGCTGGCAATTGCAGGATCCCATGAGGCAGTGGTCTTTGAGAGCCTTGTTGATTCCGAGGGTAAGATAAGTATAAAAGATTGA
- the tssF gene encoding type VI secretion system baseplate subunit TssF, protein MLNKYYLQELAALRDLGAEFADTHPAIASMLSGSSADPDVERLLEGVAFLTGLIREKLDDDFPEIIHGLINLLWPHYLRPVPASSIIAFRPKPSLKQALHIEKGVQLASVPIEGTSCRFATCFDVEVQPLEITDASFVEKPGLPSAIRIRLASQGVGLNSLQLNSLRFYLAGDYAAASERYYLLRRFLRRIVIRSVGEEGSCSLAKEHLQPVGLKTADGVLPYPGNSFPGYRILQEYFTQPQNFLFFDLTGLENWFGRGQGKEFDIFFELDPVSFQMPRIRTQDFVLYATPVLNLFRHEADPIRLDHKRSEYRVRPTTTQLHHFQIYSVDKVVGYMQGSAAARTYQHFDHFSHHAASVPVYNVSRRQSPARRATDIYLSVSYPQANGPPMPETLSIALTCTNGTLPENIQIGDISQATSSTPELVSFSNITIPTAGVQPPLGKNLLWRLLGHLSLNYTSLADTRSLKTLLGLYLFPDTSDRGSLLANQKRINGISGIHTAPADRLVNGFMLRGREIRLEARYDHFASQGDLYLFASVLNEFFAVYSTLNSFTRFTLKETLQGEKMTWPARIGERPLT, encoded by the coding sequence ATGCTGAATAAATATTACCTGCAAGAACTTGCTGCCCTGCGTGATCTGGGAGCAGAGTTCGCAGACACTCATCCGGCCATAGCATCCATGTTGAGCGGCTCCTCGGCAGATCCGGATGTAGAAAGGCTGCTGGAAGGAGTAGCCTTTCTCACCGGTCTGATACGGGAAAAGCTGGATGATGATTTTCCTGAGATCATTCATGGTCTTATTAATCTGCTCTGGCCCCATTATCTGCGTCCTGTGCCTGCCAGCTCAATTATCGCTTTCAGGCCTAAGCCCTCCCTCAAGCAGGCCTTACACATCGAAAAGGGTGTCCAACTCGCTTCTGTGCCGATTGAGGGGACGAGCTGTCGCTTTGCAACCTGCTTTGATGTGGAGGTGCAGCCCCTTGAAATTACAGATGCCTCCTTTGTGGAAAAGCCAGGGCTGCCGTCCGCGATTCGCATCCGGCTTGCCAGCCAAGGGGTTGGCTTGAACAGCCTGCAACTGAACAGCCTTCGTTTTTATCTGGCTGGTGACTATGCAGCGGCAAGTGAACGCTATTATCTGCTGCGCAGATTCCTGCGTCGTATTGTCATCCGCTCTGTGGGCGAGGAGGGGAGTTGCTCTCTGGCAAAAGAACACCTGCAGCCGGTGGGACTGAAGACCGCAGACGGGGTTCTGCCCTATCCGGGGAATTCTTTTCCTGGCTACAGAATCCTGCAGGAGTACTTTACTCAGCCGCAAAACTTCCTCTTTTTTGATCTGACCGGTCTGGAGAACTGGTTCGGACGCGGGCAGGGCAAAGAATTTGATATTTTTTTTGAATTGGATCCGGTGTCTTTTCAGATGCCGAGGATTCGGACCCAGGACTTTGTTCTCTATGCCACGCCGGTGCTCAATCTCTTCCGGCATGAGGCCGACCCGATCCGGCTGGATCATAAGCGAAGTGAATACCGCGTTCGGCCGACAACCACTCAGCTGCACCATTTTCAGATCTATTCTGTGGATAAGGTGGTTGGTTATATGCAGGGCAGTGCTGCTGCCCGGACCTACCAACATTTTGATCATTTCAGTCATCATGCCGCCTCCGTGCCAGTGTATAATGTCTCCCGGCGTCAATCCCCGGCCCGCAGAGCCACGGATATCTACCTCTCAGTGAGTTACCCCCAGGCAAACGGGCCACCGATGCCGGAAACCCTGAGTATCGCGTTGACCTGTACTAATGGTACCTTGCCGGAAAATATTCAGATCGGCGACATCTCCCAGGCAACCAGCTCCACCCCTGAATTGGTGAGCTTCTCCAATATCACAATACCGACAGCCGGGGTCCAGCCGCCGCTGGGAAAGAACCTGCTCTGGCGGCTGCTGGGCCATCTCTCGCTCAACTACACCTCTCTTGCCGATACCCGGAGTCTCAAGACACTGCTCGGTCTCTATCTTTTTCCCGATACAAGCGACAGGGGCTCCTTGCTTGCTAATCAGAAACGGATCAACGGAATCAGCGGCATCCATACGGCCCCGGCAGATCGCCTGGTCAACGGGTTCATGCTGCGCGGCAGAGAGATTCGCCTTGAGGCCCGTTATGATCATTTTGCCAGCCAGGGGGATCTCTATCTCTTTGCCTCGGTGCTCAATGAATTTTTTGCTGTGTATTCGACCTTGAACTCGTTTACCCGATTCACCCTCAAGGAAACCTTACAGGGAGAGAAGATGACATGGCCAGCCCGGATAGGCGAACGCCCACTGACCTAA
- the tssG gene encoding type VI secretion system baseplate subunit TssG produces MASPDRRTPTDLRDDLKLSLLKRGREFSFIQAVRLLRLYTAAPSTQDAAVPYQHELLQIVPHLSLAFPASDLESVEEHISSEEENTFKIEANFLSLYGTCSPLPVFYTEELLDEAGEEESASRDFLDIIHQRLYLVFFQSWLKYRQFQQVCEEQDQGHLDRLFCLLGLGESDFRQGLGDTQELLRYIGLFSQAPRSAQGLKTILTDSLHLPVEIISCVQRKAKIPEDQRIRLGADEVGLGQDSFLGEELDDRAGKFRVRIGPLDKANYQALFPGSVLYNKVVMLTELYVTDPLEYDIEVIMAEQQARTVCLGNEQWSRLGLDSWLSSEEYIGEKTNLFTPAGH; encoded by the coding sequence ATGGCCAGCCCGGATAGGCGAACGCCCACTGACCTAAGAGATGACCTGAAGCTCAGTCTGCTGAAAAGAGGGAGAGAGTTTTCCTTTATTCAGGCCGTACGCCTGCTGCGTCTCTATACAGCTGCCCCCTCGACCCAGGATGCCGCTGTACCGTACCAACACGAGCTGCTGCAGATCGTGCCTCATCTCTCCTTGGCCTTTCCGGCCAGTGATCTTGAATCTGTTGAAGAGCATATTTCATCGGAAGAAGAAAATACCTTTAAGATAGAGGCTAATTTTCTCAGCCTGTACGGGACCTGTTCGCCCTTGCCGGTCTTCTATACAGAAGAGCTGCTTGATGAAGCCGGGGAAGAGGAGTCTGCCAGCCGTGATTTTCTGGATATCATCCACCAGCGGCTTTATCTGGTATTCTTTCAAAGCTGGTTGAAATATCGCCAGTTTCAGCAGGTCTGTGAAGAGCAGGATCAGGGCCATCTTGATCGTCTTTTTTGCCTGCTCGGGCTGGGTGAGTCAGATTTCCGCCAAGGCCTTGGAGATACCCAGGAGCTCCTGCGCTATATTGGCCTGTTTAGCCAGGCTCCGCGTTCTGCCCAAGGCCTGAAGACCATCCTGACCGATAGCCTGCATCTGCCTGTTGAGATAATCAGCTGTGTGCAAAGAAAGGCCAAGATTCCCGAGGACCAGCGGATCCGGTTGGGTGCAGATGAGGTCGGCCTCGGCCAGGACAGCTTTCTTGGTGAAGAACTGGATGATCGGGCAGGAAAATTCAGGGTCAGGATTGGTCCCCTGGATAAAGCCAATTATCAGGCCCTGTTTCCCGGCAGTGTCCTGTATAATAAGGTGGTTATGCTGACGGAACTCTATGTGACGGATCCCTTGGAGTATGATATCGAGGTGATAATGGCGGAGCAGCAGGCGCGGACCGTCTGTCTTGGCAATGAGCAGTGGTCAAGGCTTGGTCTGGACAGCTGGCTGTCTTCTGAAGAATATATTGGGGAAAAAACCAATCTGTTTACACCGGCAGGGCATTAA
- a CDS encoding AAA family ATPase, which translates to MLTVDIKLLLERLNPFCTRSLEAAAGLCVARTHYEVTLEHFLLKLIEQEGTDIPLILRHYGIDVGQFTQGLDAVLEEFRAGNAGKPVFSPILMEWLQEAWLIASVDLEEESLRSGALLLTLIKTPTRFASGAFLELLADISFDALKKEFWPIVQESGEQPAAGAAGSGKEGAVPQDATALGKYCVDFTEKALQGEIDPVFGRDQEIRKMIDILARRRKNNPIAVGEAGVGKTAVVEGLALRIAEGDVPELLQNVAVLGLDMGLLQAGAGMKGEFENRLKSVINEIKASPKPIILFIDEAHTLVGAGGAAGQGDAANLLKPALARGSYARLLPPPGRSIKSILKRTLPWPDGFSRSSWKNPLLKPPS; encoded by the coding sequence ATGCTGACCGTTGATATTAAATTGCTTTTAGAACGACTCAATCCCTTCTGCACCCGCTCTCTTGAGGCGGCAGCCGGTCTCTGTGTGGCCCGAACCCATTATGAGGTCACCCTTGAACATTTTTTGCTCAAGCTTATTGAGCAGGAAGGGACCGACATCCCCCTCATCCTCCGCCATTATGGTATTGATGTCGGTCAATTTACTCAAGGGCTTGATGCCGTGCTGGAAGAGTTCAGGGCTGGCAATGCGGGTAAACCGGTCTTTTCCCCCATCCTGATGGAGTGGCTCCAGGAGGCCTGGCTGATTGCCTCGGTGGACCTTGAGGAAGAAAGCCTCCGCTCGGGTGCCCTGCTGCTGACCCTGATAAAGACCCCGACCCGCTTCGCCTCTGGGGCATTTCTTGAGCTGTTGGCCGATATCAGCTTTGATGCCTTGAAGAAAGAATTTTGGCCGATAGTCCAGGAGTCTGGGGAACAGCCCGCAGCAGGAGCAGCTGGAAGCGGGAAGGAGGGCGCGGTTCCCCAGGATGCCACGGCCTTGGGAAAATACTGCGTTGACTTTACTGAAAAGGCCCTGCAGGGAGAGATTGATCCTGTCTTTGGTCGGGATCAGGAGATCCGGAAGATGATTGATATCCTGGCCAGGAGACGGAAGAATAATCCCATCGCCGTGGGTGAGGCAGGGGTCGGCAAGACAGCCGTGGTAGAGGGCCTTGCCCTGCGTATTGCGGAAGGGGATGTACCGGAACTCTTGCAGAACGTGGCAGTCCTTGGCCTTGATATGGGTCTGTTGCAGGCTGGCGCTGGCATGAAGGGCGAGTTTGAGAATCGACTCAAATCGGTCATCAATGAGATCAAGGCCTCTCCAAAACCGATTATTCTCTTTATTGATGAGGCCCATACCCTGGTTGGGGCCGGTGGTGCGGCAGGGCAGGGGGATGCGGCAAACCTTTTGAAACCCGCCCTGGCACGGGGGAGTTACGCACGGTTGCTGCCACCACCTGGACGGAGTATAAAAAGTATTTTGAAAAGGACCCTGCCCTGGCCAGACGGTTTCAGCCGGTCAAGCTGGAAGAACCCTCTGTTGAAACCACCATCCTGA
- a CDS encoding AAA family ATPase — MKQKYEEAHGVLVRDDAVVAAAELSSRYISGRQLPDKAVDLLDTSAARVKVLLTAKPDALEDKERAVQALNREKKAMERDKTHGIAVDQERLAVIAAELGELAQEIEVLTGQWHKEQALAEQLISIRQELFAAKEAAAGGEEGKETAALEQEHHRIKEAFEAARQQQPLVRIEVDPDIVAKVVSDWTGIPLGSVMRDQAANLVDLEERLQKRIKGQDSGLAAISEVIKAAKSGLKDPAQPLGIFLLVGPSGVGKTETALALADLLFGGERFVTAINMSEFQERHTLSRLVGSPPGYVGYGEGGVLTEAVRQRPYSIVLLDEVEKANLEVMNLFYQVFDKGTLSDGEGRVIDFKNTVIFLTSNLATDVITEMSSGDEPLPPGVIMNAVRPILSNHFKPALLARMTIVPYLTLAQDVLLDIVVLKLDKLARRMAETHKMRLSYSDAVVQQIAARCTEVETGARNIDHIMNGTVLPQMSKEILLRMSDQAMPEQVRLDIDQGGRFILQFDEAV; from the coding sequence CTGAAACAGAAATATGAGGAGGCGCACGGGGTGCTTGTCCGGGATGATGCGGTTGTTGCGGCGGCAGAACTGTCCAGCCGTTATATTTCCGGGAGGCAGTTGCCGGATAAGGCAGTTGATCTGCTGGATACCAGTGCCGCCAGGGTCAAGGTGCTGCTGACGGCCAAACCGGATGCTCTTGAGGACAAGGAGCGGGCTGTTCAGGCCCTGAACCGGGAAAAAAAGGCCATGGAACGGGATAAAACCCACGGCATTGCAGTGGATCAAGAGCGCTTGGCCGTCATTGCCGCAGAACTGGGCGAGCTTGCCCAAGAGATTGAGGTATTGACCGGGCAATGGCATAAGGAACAGGCCCTTGCAGAACAACTGATCAGCATCCGGCAGGAACTGTTCGCGGCCAAGGAAGCGGCAGCAGGTGGAGAAGAGGGAAAGGAGACAGCAGCCCTTGAACAGGAGCATCACAGGATCAAGGAGGCCTTTGAGGCGGCTCGCCAGCAACAACCGCTTGTGCGGATAGAGGTGGACCCGGATATCGTGGCCAAGGTGGTCTCTGACTGGACCGGGATTCCCCTGGGCAGTGTGATGCGGGATCAGGCGGCAAATCTTGTCGATCTGGAAGAACGCTTACAGAAGAGGATCAAGGGGCAGGACAGTGGCCTGGCAGCGATTTCCGAAGTGATCAAGGCGGCAAAATCAGGCCTCAAGGATCCTGCTCAGCCCCTGGGCATCTTCCTCCTGGTCGGGCCGAGCGGGGTGGGCAAGACAGAAACCGCCCTGGCCCTGGCCGATCTGCTCTTTGGCGGCGAACGTTTTGTCACTGCCATTAATATGAGCGAGTTTCAGGAACGCCATACCCTGAGCCGTCTGGTCGGCTCACCTCCGGGCTATGTGGGCTATGGGGAGGGCGGGGTCCTGACTGAGGCGGTCAGGCAGCGCCCCTATTCCATCGTTCTGCTGGACGAGGTGGAGAAGGCCAACTTGGAGGTCATGAATCTCTTTTACCAGGTCTTTGATAAGGGGACGCTTTCCGATGGTGAGGGCCGGGTGATTGATTTTAAAAATACGGTCATCTTTCTCACCTCCAATCTGGCCACCGATGTGATTACCGAGATGAGCAGCGGCGATGAACCCCTGCCGCCCGGGGTTATTATGAACGCTGTCCGGCCCATTCTGAGTAACCATTTCAAACCAGCGCTCTTGGCCCGCATGACGATCGTTCCCTATCTTACCCTTGCCCAGGATGTCCTCTTGGATATTGTTGTCCTGAAATTGGATAAACTGGCCCGGAGGATGGCCGAGACCCACAAGATGCGCTTGAGTTATAGTGATGCGGTGGTTCAGCAGATAGCGGCCCGTTGTACCGAGGTCGAGACCGGGGCCAGGAATATTGACCATATCATGAACGGCACGGTCCTGCCCCAGATGTCCAAGGAAATCCTGCTCCGCATGAGTGATCAGGCCATGCCTGAACAGGTCCGTCTTGATATCGATCAGGGAGGGCGTTTTATCCTTCAATTCGATGAAGCCGTATAA
- the tssI gene encoding type VI secretion system tip protein TssI/VgrG, whose translation MAVEENIRFAFTSAALPEETFVVAEFRGTEAMSKLYRFDITLYADDPEIDLKAVLKNPVKLTVEKDGEVLRRFHGVLSRFEQLHEYSGHAYFRAVLVPRLWIADQYQENQLFLDKKIPDIIEDVLKQTGLTSLDYELRLTGTYRAWEYICQYNETDFNFISRWMEREGIYYYFEQGEDAEKIIITDSSTAHENIASSDSIRYSPPDSLSPTSMHQVREFTCHQQLLPKKVVLKDYNYRKPSLDLKGEADVDPEGRGNVSIYGEHFKTPEEGNALAAIRAEELLCREALFFGEGTVPSFLTGYFFEMHDHYRDSYNQRYLITELSHQGVQSTYLTGAGGADLAPEKQTPAYVNTFSAIPAAVQFRPERLAEKTRLDGTLNATVDAAGDGQYAEIDDQGRYKVKLPFDQSNAADGKASRWVRMAQPYAGADYGMHFPLHKGTEVLLTFVDGDPDRPIIAGTVPNPETGSPVTGANQSQSMIRTAGGNQIRIEDNDGGQQIHMSSPTSNSIISLGDVNEGNIFLKSDGTWVSKIGDNAIEKLGADKRTYVKGSEVKDITGNQGVHIGGSQALVVNTNRDVIVYGKENKEVKGNSWCKVNGPKSSMTVGATHEVCVAAKATQSLSAVSDVTVGVKQGAFAGANIETNAAAKLEFNATVKYEKSVTKSNKAVKIEQDATGLIKLICGGSSIKMTPGSIEINSPKILIKGSPIDIEGGLVRLKGNIQNKDGLKSNKDSFFDKAIHAKNFSSL comes from the coding sequence ATGGCTGTTGAAGAGAATATCCGATTCGCCTTTACCTCTGCGGCGCTGCCAGAGGAAACCTTTGTCGTGGCCGAGTTCCGTGGTACCGAGGCGATGTCAAAACTCTATCGCTTTGACATCACCCTCTATGCCGACGATCCGGAGATTGATTTGAAAGCAGTTCTCAAGAATCCGGTGAAACTGACTGTTGAAAAAGACGGTGAGGTCCTGCGTCGCTTTCATGGTGTCCTGTCCCGCTTTGAGCAGCTTCATGAATACTCCGGCCATGCCTATTTCCGGGCGGTGTTGGTCCCGCGCCTGTGGATAGCAGATCAATATCAGGAAAACCAGCTCTTTCTTGATAAGAAAATTCCTGATATTATAGAAGATGTCCTCAAGCAGACCGGTCTCACCTCTCTTGATTATGAACTGCGGCTCACCGGAACCTACCGGGCCTGGGAATACATCTGTCAGTATAATGAGACAGATTTCAACTTTATTTCCCGCTGGATGGAACGGGAGGGGATTTACTATTATTTTGAGCAGGGCGAGGATGCGGAAAAAATAATTATCACGGACAGCTCCACGGCTCACGAGAATATCGCCTCCAGTGATTCCATCCGCTATTCACCGCCGGATTCGCTCTCCCCCACCTCTATGCATCAGGTTCGGGAGTTCACCTGTCATCAGCAACTGCTGCCCAAAAAGGTGGTACTCAAGGATTATAATTATCGCAAGCCCTCCTTGGACCTGAAGGGAGAGGCGGATGTGGACCCGGAAGGTCGTGGGAATGTCTCTATCTACGGAGAGCATTTCAAGACCCCGGAAGAAGGGAATGCCCTGGCCGCAATCCGGGCCGAAGAGCTGTTATGTCGGGAGGCCCTGTTCTTTGGCGAGGGCACGGTGCCTTCCTTTCTCACCGGGTATTTTTTTGAGATGCATGATCATTATCGAGATTCGTATAACCAGCGCTACCTGATCACCGAGCTCTCCCATCAAGGGGTGCAGTCCACCTATCTGACTGGTGCGGGTGGGGCGGATCTGGCACCAGAAAAACAGACCCCTGCCTATGTGAATACGTTCAGCGCCATCCCGGCAGCTGTACAGTTCAGGCCGGAGCGGTTGGCCGAGAAGACCAGGCTGGATGGGACCTTGAACGCCACCGTAGATGCGGCAGGTGATGGTCAGTATGCGGAGATTGATGATCAGGGGCGGTACAAGGTGAAGCTGCCCTTTGATCAAAGCAATGCAGCTGACGGCAAGGCCTCGCGCTGGGTGCGAATGGCCCAGCCCTATGCCGGGGCAGATTACGGCATGCATTTTCCCCTGCATAAGGGAACCGAGGTCCTGTTGACCTTTGTTGATGGTGATCCTGATCGACCCATTATTGCCGGTACTGTACCTAACCCGGAAACAGGAAGTCCGGTGACCGGAGCAAATCAGTCCCAGTCCATGATTCGGACAGCAGGGGGGAATCAGATACGTATTGAAGATAATGATGGTGGGCAGCAGATTCATATGTCTTCGCCGACGAGCAATTCTATTATTTCTTTGGGTGATGTGAATGAAGGTAATATATTTTTAAAATCAGATGGTACTTGGGTTTCGAAAATTGGTGATAATGCAATTGAAAAACTTGGTGCTGATAAAAGGACATATGTTAAAGGTTCTGAGGTGAAAGATATTACTGGTAATCAAGGTGTCCATATCGGTGGCAGTCAGGCTCTTGTTGTAAATACTAACAGGGATGTAATAGTTTACGGGAAAGAAAACAAAGAAGTAAAAGGTAATTCATGGTGCAAAGTTAATGGCCCGAAAAGCAGCATGACAGTTGGTGCTACACATGAAGTTTGTGTAGCAGCAAAAGCAACACAAAGCCTCTCCGCAGTTAGTGATGTTACCGTTGGTGTTAAACAAGGAGCTTTTGCCGGAGCAAATATTGAAACTAACGCCGCTGCAAAACTTGAGTTTAATGCAACTGTAAAATATGAAAAATCTGTCACGAAAAGCAATAAAGCTGTGAAGATTGAACAGGATGCAACAGGCCTCATCAAGCTTATTTGCGGAGGAAGTTCTATTAAGATGACCCCTGGCTCGATTGAGATAAACTCTCCTAAAATTTTAATCAAAGGGAGTCCAATTGATATAGAAGGAGGGCTTGTCCGTTTGAAAGGTAATATTCAGAATAAAGACGGTTTGAAATCCAATAAAGATTCCTTTTTTGATAAAGCTATTCATGCCAAAAATTTTTCATCGTTATGA